The Streptomyces rimosus genomic interval AACTCGCTCATGTCGAAGCGGATCAGCCGGTCCTCCTGGCCGAAGAGGATCTCGGCGATGGCCTTGGCGAGTTCGGTCTTGCCGACGCCGGTGGGCCCGAGGAAGAGGAAGCTGCCGGTGGGACGGTCGGGGTCGCCCATCCCCGCACGGCCCCGCCGCACGGCCTGCGCCACCGCGGTGACCGCCTCGTCCTGGCCGACCACCCGCGCGTGCAGGGTCTCCTCCAGCCGGATCAGGCGTTCGCGCTCGGTGGCCGTCAGCTGGGCGACCGGGATTCCGGTGCGCCGGGAGACGACTTCGGCGATGTCCTCCTCGGTGACCTCTGCCACCGGTGCCCGCTCACCGTCCAGGCCCGAAAGCCTCTCCTGCGTCTCGTCGATCTGTCTCTTGAGCCCGGCGGCCCGGTCGTAGTCCTCGTTGTGGACGGCCTCGTCCTTCTCCCGGTTCAGCCGGGTCAGTTCGTCCTGGACCTCGTCCGCCTCGGGGCTGTCACCGCCGCCGCGCAGCGCCACCCGGGCCCCTGCCTGGTCCAGCAGGTCGATGGCCTTGTCGGGCAGGAACCGGTCGGTGATGTAGCGGTCGGAGAGGACCGCCGCGCTCTCCAGCGCCGCGTCGGTGAAGCGCACGCCGTGATGGGCCTCGTAGGCGTCGCGCAGGCCCTGAAGAATCTCCACGGTCTCGTCGACCGTGGGCTCCGGCACGATCACGGGCTGGAAACGGCGTTCGAGCGCGGCGTCCTTCTCGATGTTCTTGCGGTACTCCTCCAGCGTCGTGGCGCCGACCAGACTGAGATCGCCGCGCGCCAGGGCGGGTTTGAGGATGTTGCCCGCGTCCATGGCCCCCTCGCCGCCGCCACCGGCGCCGACGACCGTGTGGATCTCGTCGATGAACAGGATGATGCTTTCCTGCGCCTCGGTGACTTCGTCGATGACCTTTTTCAGGCGCTCCTCGAACTCTCCGCGGTACTTCGAACCGGCCACCAGTCCCGGCAGGTCCAAGGCGACCACCCGCCGGTCCCGCAGGGTCTTGGGCACATCGCCGGACACCACGCGCTGCGCCAGGCCCTCCACGATGGCGGTCTTGCCGACCCCCGGGTCCCCCAGCAGCACCGGGTTGTTCTTCGAACGCCGGGAGAGGATCTCCACCGTCTGCTCGATCTCCTGGGCCCGCCCCACCACCGGGTCCAACCGTCCCGCGCGGGCCTCTTCCGTAAGGTCGCGGCCGTACTCGTCCAGCGTGGGCGTCGCACTGGACCCGCCGCCCGCCGAACCGCCACCGGCCCCGCCCGGGCCCCCGCGGTCGCGGCGGGCTCCGGCACCCTCCGGGCCCAGCATCCCGGCCGCACCGGACGAGGGGTCCTCCACGACCGCCGCCAGGATGTGCTCAGGCCCGATGTAGGACGCACCCGCCTCCTGGGACTTGGCGTGGGCCCTGAGCAGGGCCCGCTTCGCCGCCGGAGTCAGCCGCGGTTCCTCCACCCCGTCACCGGCCGGCAGCGACTGCTCCACCTGCGCCACCAGCGCGTCGGGATCGGCACCTGCTTGCGCCAGCAGACGGCGGCCCGGGTCGGCCTGGGCGGCGGCCCACAGAAGGTGCACGGTGTCCAGATCGGCCCCGTCCTCGGCGGCACGCCCGCCGGCCGTCGCCAGAAGCTCCTGCGCGGCATCGCTGAGCAGGCGCCCGATGGGCACCCGCTGGACCGCCGGCGGTGAGGCCGCCGGACTGGTGCCGAAGAAGCGGTTGAACAGGTCCGAGAACGGGTCACCGGACCCGAAGGGCGAAGTCGTCACAGCCGTCATCCGATCCGGCGGGCGACCGGCCCGCGTGCGTTGTCGATGGGAAAGGCCCCGCGGACAGGGAACACACGCTGCTCGGCGGCATCAGGGGCTGCCGGTGTACGGGCCTTACCCCACCTTGGAAGCCGACCGGTGTATCCGCACGTCAGCCGCCCTCCCGTTCGTCCACTCGGGTGACCTCGCCCCCTCCAGTACCGCCGGACAGGGCCTTGGAGCCCACCGTCATCGGTCCCCCTCCACAGCAGAAAGCCGCCCCTCCAACCGAGCTGTCGCATCGGTCAGGAGGGGCGGCTGTCCCTTGCGGTCAGCGCGTCAGCTCACGCGCCGTACGGGCATCCGCTCTG includes:
- a CDS encoding ATP-dependent Clp protease ATP-binding subunit, which produces MTAVTTSPFGSGDPFSDLFNRFFGTSPAASPPAVQRVPIGRLLSDAAQELLATAGGRAAEDGADLDTVHLLWAAAQADPGRRLLAQAGADPDALVAQVEQSLPAGDGVEEPRLTPAAKRALLRAHAKSQEAGASYIGPEHILAAVVEDPSSGAAGMLGPEGAGARRDRGGPGGAGGGSAGGGSSATPTLDEYGRDLTEEARAGRLDPVVGRAQEIEQTVEILSRRSKNNPVLLGDPGVGKTAIVEGLAQRVVSGDVPKTLRDRRVVALDLPGLVAGSKYRGEFEERLKKVIDEVTEAQESIILFIDEIHTVVGAGGGGEGAMDAGNILKPALARGDLSLVGATTLEEYRKNIEKDAALERRFQPVIVPEPTVDETVEILQGLRDAYEAHHGVRFTDAALESAAVLSDRYITDRFLPDKAIDLLDQAGARVALRGGGDSPEADEVQDELTRLNREKDEAVHNEDYDRAAGLKRQIDETQERLSGLDGERAPVAEVTEEDIAEVVSRRTGIPVAQLTATERERLIRLEETLHARVVGQDEAVTAVAQAVRRGRAGMGDPDRPTGSFLFLGPTGVGKTELAKAIAEILFGQEDRLIRFDMSEFQERHTVSRLVGSPPGYVGYDEAGQLTEAVRRKPYSVLLFDEVEKAHPDVFNLLLQVLDDGRLTDAQGRTVDFRHTVVIMTSNLASQLILNHHGAVDEIRDDLMAELRSHFRPEFLNRIDEVVVFHALTRENLVRIVDLLLERSRRRLHAQQVGLQVTERAKEWLAEQGYQPEFGARPLRRTIQTELDNRLSNMLLDGQVGPGDTVTCDVRDGRLECKVTPGSREESAEPATTG